Within the Thermostichus lividus PCC 6715 genome, the region CGAGTTCTAGTCGAATGATCACATCGGGTAGGGCTGGAAGCCCCGTACTTCAGTGCGGGGAGGAAAGCTTCTTTAGCAACTTCAGTTGCCTTGGGTTATAATTGTAGTGCGGACACCAGAAACGGTTGTTCAAGGCACTGGTAACGGTCGATTGGGGGTGCTGTAAACCACCCCAGAGGCTCGCGGTTGGCTTGCTAACTGCAGGGCTACTAAAAGCTCCCTGCTTTAGCTGGGAGTAGTTTACTTGCTGTGGTTTATCTGCTGGATGCTGGCTCCACAGCGATCGCACTTGGAGGTCGCCACTAATACTGGTTAACAAAATCGTGCGAATGAGACTTTCCTCCTCCAGTCGAGCTATGACTTCACACGGAACTGTGTAGGGGCGTCTTGACAGCGCCTTTATGAGTCCGTTTATGGACTGCGTAAGAATCCCCCACCTTTAGGTGGTGGGAGTGTCAAACCGTGGCCACTAGCCCGTGAATGACATAGCCCCCACCGGCAAGAATACCCAAAGCCGCCGCACACCAAAGGGTTGCTGCTGTATTGAGGCCACGGATGGTTAACCCCTGCTGTAGGATCACCCCACCCCCCAAAAAACCAATTCCAGACACCACTTGAGCGGCAACGCGCGTTGGGCTAGTCTCCCCCGGAATCATCAGTGAAAACATGACAAAGATAGCCGCCCCCATCGACACCAAGGTATTGGTGACTAGCCCTGCCATCCGGTGCCGCCACTGCCGTTCAAAACCTAGGACAGCCCCAAAGAACGCCGCCGCAATCAGCCGCGTCATAAAATCTGACCAAGCCATTCCTAGAGTCTCAAGCCTGCTATCCTATGACCCACGAGGGTTGAATTTGGTAAAGAAAGACAGAAAAAAGTAGCCAAACTGCGAGGGCTTGGCTACAAATACAAAAAATATACTAATACAATAAACAATTATGTATAAGCATCCTAAAATCTCTCCCCAGCACTGTCAAGTTATTACTCACTCAGTTGCCCAGCCGCCATTACCCTAAACTCAACTCACCGCGATTTTCCCCCGTGTAAAAATCAATCATTTGCTGGGCATCTTGGGCAAGCCGTGCCCCTTGGATTAAGAAGATGTTGCGATACATGAACTTTCTTGAAGAGATAGCCTTTGCCTCTCCCGCGATCGCCCATGCTTCCCTAGAATAACCACTTAGGTCTGTGCCTTGTGCAATCAGACATGACGGAATGCTAGGGAAATAAAAATCATGGCAGACGAACTGGTTAAGCCGTACAATGGCGATCCCTTTGCGGGGCATTTATCCACGCCAATCTCTGACTCTGGCCTTGTGAAGACATTTATCAGTAACTTGCCCGCCTATCGTCAAGGCTTATCCCCCATTTTGCGGGGTCTTGAGGTTGGGATGGCGCACGGTTATTTTTTGATTGGCCCTTGGGTGAAGCTAGGCCCGCTGCGGGACTCGGATGTTGCCAACTTGGGCGGTCTGATTTCCGGTATTACCTTAATTCTATTGGCGACCGCTTGCTTAGCTGCCTATGGACTGGTTAGCTTCCAAAAAGCGAGTAGTAGTGGCGATGCCCTGAAGACTGGTGAAGGCTGGAGTCAGTTTACCGCTGGCTTCTTTGTAGGTGCCATGGGTGGTGCCTTTGTGGCCTTCTTTTTACTAGAAAACTTTGCCGTTGTTGATGGCATTATGAAGGGCCTCTTTAAC harbors:
- a CDS encoding photosystem I reaction center protein subunit XI, with translation MADELVKPYNGDPFAGHLSTPISDSGLVKTFISNLPAYRQGLSPILRGLEVGMAHGYFLIGPWVKLGPLRDSDVANLGGLISGITLILLATACLAAYGLVSFQKASSSGDALKTGEGWSQFTAGFFVGAMGGAFVAFFLLENFAVVDGIMKGLFN